TCTGGCTTGGGAACATGATTATTCTCCACTCACCTTTAAATTGCCTCAGCTCTTACTAAGTCTCTGGCAGTGATATGTTGATTATGTGAATTTAAGGCCCACAGGAGCCAGAGGAATGACAGATCAGATTCCCTTACACAAGAAATAAAATCCAGGAGCCCAGCAGCGGGACTTAAGGCGCCTGCTCCCGTCGACCTTTGGTGTCATTCTGCTTAGAATGACTGCTTCTGGGCCAGATGGCAGGTGGCCTGAGCTGAGATGTCTCAACCTGTTTCCTAGCGTTAATTGTGCACGTTGATGTTTCTGCGTTGTGCAGTCCATAATTCTTCATTGTCAACctcatttagatttttttggAGGCAGCCGAATTGTAACAAACCTCCCTGAATCCAAGCGATTTCAAAAGGTCCGATTTCTCTTGAACATCCAAACTTAACCCTTTATATATCCAATCACTGTTACAAGCAGACAGACACTGAATCTCACTTTTGTCAACTGAATTTAAGTCTAGCAACTTTTAAGAGCAGTGAGACTGAAGGACAGAGTCTCTAATGCCCTGAAGGAGGTAGCTGGATGGAAGCCCATTTAACTTTTTGTTTAAAGGCACTAAATAAGGATATGTTTGTGAAGGCAGCTTTTCTAGACAGCCTCTTAAATCAGATGTGGATAAATGGACGGTCAGTACCCTTTATCTTATCAAcaatttaaccaaaaaaaaaaaaaaaggatttattaaAGGCTTTCGAGTCAGGCTTCTCCAAGTGCTGAACCAGAGCAGCTCCCGGGTGGGGGTCATCTGGAAGTTATCACTGCTCGTCTATCGTGAAACATGCTTTCATGACTCAAAGGCCGAACTtagaatttatttccaaaataatttgaAGTTGACCTGATGAGCAACAAAAGCAAATTTAGCCAACTAGGAAAGAGAGCTGGCTGTTTTCACCCAGGGTCACATGTAAAGACAACATTCTGCCATATGAGAAATGTCACAGTTTAGACAGGAAAACACTAGttccaggaaagaagagaaaataggttATGAACATTTTATTCAACAGACTTTTCCCCCTTTATAGTCATTGTTTGTGAATTATATTGTTGttattcacttgctcagtcatgtctggctctttgcaaccccatggactgcagcacacctggcttccctgtccttcactgtctctcaagGTTTGCCCAAGTTTTGAATTATATGTATatcactaaaacacacacacacacacaaaatggaacCTTCTTAAATAGCCTGGAAACAAGTCATTGTAATTGTAAAACAGGAATATTTGTACATGCCTTAATGCTCTAAGTTTTAGGTTTTACTTAGAATTCTGGTATATTGTTTATAACGGGCAGAACATCCATGGCTTAGTAAATAAGAACCACtttgatttatttaaagaaatgcttTTTGTTTAAGCCAACAAAATTTCAAATTGTCTATAATTTAAATCAACATGCAATAGAAGGCTTGATTTGAGAGGATAAAATGTGTTGTCCTTAGAGTTTAGGCAGGTTAGATGTGTTGGGAGACTCTAGGAGATGAGCCCATAAATTTATTTGCATGAGGAATGAAGTTGCCTCCTGGGAGTGAATGAATCCTAAGAGAAGACAGCATTGCTGGAATACTGAAAAGTTTTCAGAACTGGGAGAGAATGTCAGAGGCGTGTGGCGTTGTCTATTCAAATTTAAACCAGCCACCGTGATCTTGCACTGCCTCAGTGTTTGCCAGGGAAACAATAATTAAGAGCAAGCAAAAAACTAAAGGAGCAATTTCAGAAAAATCTTTTTAACACATTGGCAAGCGTTAATCTGAAGTGCTTTGTAGCCCATGTAATAGagtgaaagaaaagaggcaaGGAAGTCCATGTTTGTTCTTGGATGTCCCAGCACCTTTAGTAAGTATTGTTTCCTTTGGGCATTAGTGAGCACTGGTACCTTTGGTGGGTATCTGGGCATTGTTGTGTTTTCACCATTGATGTAACAACACCCTAACAagccagagaaaaggaaaccagcATAATTCCTTGTCACCCTGTAAAACAACAATTGACCTGGGCATAGTTTTCTGTTCTTATGTTAAAAACTTctgagaggacttccctgatagtccagtggctaagactccacacttccactgcagggggctgggttcaatccctggttggggaaaccaagatcctgcatgtcaggctgtggctaaaaagaaaaaaaaaaaaatccaaaaaacttCTGAGAAGAAGCAAACTTAGCTACTTGTTCCAGGAAGCACATTTTCCTGAAAGATAAAATTGTGAGTCAAGCAAAAGAATTTACTTAACAAGAATAACATATTGCCCATTAATACTCAGGTCAATATCCTCAGTTCCCTGTGCCTGCCTATCTTTAGCTGTCATGTTATAAAATCTTCCCAATTCTCCTTGCAAGACCTGCCCTAAAATCACCCAGCCCAGCCCTTAATACCCTATCCTGCCATCCCTCTTCTGAGACACTATTTAGACTTTAAGGTAGTGGTCTTCTATGTTGCAGTGAGTCTAAATAACTTTGATTGATCAGTGTTTTTTGGGGAGACTTGACAGTtagccaaaaagaaagaccacCCCCTAAGGTATAGAGGAGCCAAAATTATGGCTGGGGTGGAGCTGAATAcagtttgttgctgtttttgtggTACAGTTTCTACTTGCCAGAAGGTGAGATCTGGGGAAATTTGACTTAAATATCCATATTCATTCTTTAAGCCTGAACAGCAAATGTCTAGCAATGTCAAATTACCATGTTCACTACTTTTTATATGATTCTTCCTTGATAAGGTAAATACAGTGCTCCCTACCTCCAAAGGTCATCTTATATTCATTACATTATTACAAAATCTTAGAGGTGTGTGTATGCCAGAATGCATACACATgtagagacagacacacaccctGACACATACCATGAGGGATATAAGGCAGTTACAGGAATGCAACAGGACAGTAATAAGCCAAGCAGCCTCAGAAGGCAGTGCTCTCATAAGTGAGAACTTATTCTTTTGGCAGCTTCTGTACTCCTCTCCCCCATCTCCATCATTCTTTTTCCAGTTAAAGGCCACTTTCCTGGCACATGAAGAGCAGTCTTAGCAAACCCAACAGTGAAGCTCTTTCCCTGCTTGTCCAAACTATTGTCTGACTCCTTCCCAGAGTAGTGAGATGGggcaggggaaaggagaggaaaccCTTCGGAAGGAAGTCAAAGCTACAGAGCCGGGGGCAGGACCTGATCTAATCTTGTCTAACTCCTGcctcccgggctccaggggaagcTCTTGCTGCCCTTTCAGGGTCTGACTTCCACTCCCAGGTGCCTACTTAGCCGAATGCCAAACGTGGATCACACTGATGCTGACAATGGTCTGCCATGTACTCAGAGTTCTGGATTGTCTGGTGGCCTTGAGGTTCCAAGATGAATTCCTTCAAAGCTCATTTCCAAGCAGGTGAGCAATAGCAATCTGTGTCTCAAACCTCAAGGACTATGAATTTGTTGGTCACCTGCTGCTGAGAAAGAATTTGAATGTAACGATAGAGGGTGGTATGATGGTAAAGGGGATGAACTgttgggaagaaagaaaacatttcctgaATGCATTCAGGAGGACATTAAGATAAACATGATAGGGGAAAAGGATGATTTACCAGTTCATTTATGTGACAAATGTTATTTGCCTATTAAAAtctttgtggttgttcagttactcagtcatctcagactctttgcaaccccatggattgcagcacaccaggcttccctgttcatcaccatctcccggagcttgttcaaattcatgtccatcgagtcagtgatgccatccaaccatctcagcctattgtccccttttcctcctgcctccaatctttccttgcatcagggtcttttctaagaagtcagcgcttcatatcaggtagccaaagtattggaacttcagcttcagcatcagtccttccagtgaatatgcagggttgatttcctttaggattgactggtttgatctccttgcagtccaaggcactctcaagagttttctccaacaccacaattaaaaaacatcagttctttgacactcagccttctttatagtccaaccctcacatccatacatcactagtggtaaaactatagctttgactagatgaacttttgttggcaaagtgatatctctgctttttaatatgctgtctagattggtaatagtttttcttccaaagagcaaacatcttttaatttcttggctgcagtcactatctgcagtgattttggagcccaagaaaataaagaatgtcactgtttccattgtttccccgtctatttgccataaagtgataggaccagatgctatgatgttagttttttgaatgttgagttttaagccagctttttcactctcctcattcactttcatcaaaaggctctttagttcctctttgctttctgccataagggtggtgtcatctgcatatctgaggttattgatatttcttctggcaatcttgattccagcttgtgctttatccagcctggcatttcacatgatggactctgcatataagttaaatatgcaaagtgacaatatacagacttgacgtactcgtttcccaattttgagccagtctgttgttccatgtcgggttctaactgttgcttcttgacctgcatatagatttctcaggaggcaggtcaggtggtctggtattcccatctctttaagaattttccacagtttgttgcaatccacacagtcaaaagctttgttgtagtcaatgaagcagatgtttttctgcaattctcttgctttttccatgaaccaacagatgttggcaatttggtctctggctcctctgccttttctaaatctagctggaagttcttggttacgtactgttgaagcctagcttggagaattttgaccattactttgctgtcatgtgaaatgagtacgaTTGTGCAgtaattttaacattctttggcagtgcctttctttgggattggcatgaaaactgaccttttccagtcctgtggccactgcggagttttccaaatttgctgtcatattgggTGTAGCACTTTCGCAtcatcatcgtttaggatttgaaacagctcagttggaatttcattacctccactagctttgttcatagtgatgcttcttaagatccacttgacttcacattccaggatgtctggctctaggtgagtgatcacagcatcatggttatctgggtcattaagatcttttttgtacagttcttctgtgtattcttgccacctcttcttaatatcttctgcttctgttaggtccataccatttctgtcctttattgtgctgtctttgcatgaaatgttcctttggtatctaattttcttgaagagatttctagtctttcccattctattgtttttctctatttctttcactgaggaaggctttcttatctctccttgctatttttttggaactctgcattcagatgggtatatcttcccttttctcctttgcctttcacttctcttcttttctcagctatttgtaagacctcttgAGACAgctgttttgcctttttacatttgtgCAAGCATGCTTTTTGCTATTACTGTGCTAATTTATATGAAAAAGTCGGAGATATGTCTGGGCTGTAGTATTCCTATGCTGCAAATTGAGGAGCATACAACAAGGTTCTATCTTCCTATGTAGCATTGGGTAACAGTGCAGGAAAACTTATTTGTTTCAAAGAGAGTTAGAAGCTCATATCAAATACCACAATTAAAGAGCTAAAAAATTTGTTACCTGTGCTCCACTAAAAAAGTTCACCCTTGTGTTGCTTCACCAACAACTGAAATCCCTGAAATGCTGCTAGACAAGGACCATAGGAGCCATATTCCACCAGAGTTGTGCACCAATatgtcaccacctcctgtataaTGTGTATCACACAAGCTCAGAAACCAGCCACACGAGGATCTTCATGCTCCTCCCCAGAATTGGTGCCACCTCCacctcctttgggcttccctggtagctcagaggttaaagccctctgcctgcaatgtgggagacctgggttcaatccctgggtcaggaagatcccctggagatggaaatggcaccccactccagtattcttgcctggagaatcccatggatggaggagcctggtgggctacagtccacgggctcgcaaagagtcggacacggctgagcgacttcactttcaatttccacCTCCTTTGGTCCATCCGGAAATCGTTAGTATTTCAGCAAGGGAACACAGCAATTTGCAAATCGCCCATATTCAGGGTGACTCAAATTCTGGTGCCGAAGAACTCTCACCTCCTGCCCAGCACCTGCTCACCAGCATCCTGACTGTCAAAGCCAACCAGAGGTATTGCCCCCTTCTATGGTGCATCCAGAGCAACATGCGCTACCCACATCTCCTCTACCACTAGTAAGCCATCCAGTGTCACTTTCTCACCAGGATTCAGATCCTCCTCAGTTGGTTTATATTCAAGTGTTACCTCCACCCATGACTTCTCATCCATCACCAGTAACTTCTTCCCCTGGATATACTTCTGCCCTGGTGCCACCTTCTTTgtatccttctcctcctcctccaggatctCCTCTATCTTAAAATGGTGGTCCACCTGTAAATGAATCTCCTCCTAACCATCACAGTCTTAACTCTTACCCCAATTCACCGAAGAGCAAGAAACGCTGACCCTCCCATTTGCACAACAGAATGGAACAAATCCTGGTATGTGCCCTCTATCAAAAGGACTTTCACCTCCTCCACCAACACAAGGTCCAGCTTCCCCAATCCCACTTTCTGGATCACAACACTCAGATTAGACAACATGTTGGCATTGATCATAGTGTTTTGAACTGAAGAgctaatgaggaaaaaaaaaaaaaaaacaaccttaaaTTGAATCAACTTTTCAATTAACCTTTGTTCGGGGAAGGAAAAGCACCTCTTACAGAGATGGCAAGAAAACACTTAGGATCTTGTCTCTTAAAGTGATTTGAAACCTTGGCTTTAGgatttatttccagttttatacTATAGTGTGGATAAATGGCTCAGTGTAGCATAGCTGTATTTTTACAACTCTTTTCCTTTAGCATGGTGAATTGACCTGGAGGTGATCTTCTATCATTTGAGTTCCCCAAATAAACTTGCATTGTTCTGCTTTCAaaagttttgtgtttgtttagaTTTTTTCTGTAACATATTTTGTTAACCTGTGTAAAAGGATTAAAGTTCAGTATGGTTGTAAACATGctatttttctgtgaatttaaGCACAATcacagttttttttccttctagttttattgagatgtaattgatgtACAGCACTGTAtacatttaaggtgtacagtgtaatgatttgacatcctgttttttaaaactatgttttaCCTCTAATTTCCCAAAGTGCAATAAAAATCTCGGAAGGAAAAACCTAGAATATAGTGTAAGGCAGACAGGTAAATGGTAGAGAGTGATTTCACATTTTAGGTACTAAAATGTTGTGGAATAATAAGTATATAATGAATTTTGCTTGGATGCCTTCTTATTTTTAGGCAGCCTCAGAAGCACCAAAATACTTCAAAATTCTAGTACTATGATAGATTTCTGTTTGTGATGTCGAAAGGCATTACTGAATCACTTGCAAAAATATGACTGAAGTAATGGATTCTGTAGGCCCTAAGCTGGTGGGGATGCTGTTACTTGTTAATCCTGTTTTTGAGAATGGTTGGAGTCCTAATGCTCCACACTGGTTTGTCTAaagtaatattatattataaCACAGTTTAAATAGTGTCATTTTGATGAAGTGTGTGGTACTCTGCTCATTGTCTTAAACTAAATATTTAGGGTTGAAGAGACTTTGTTATAATTCCTTGTTTCATGGTAGTTTGCTCCTGTTCTTATGTGCTTTCCCTCtaacctgaaattaaaaaaaaaaaaaacgaaaacttatttcttgtttgtttctttcattagtaAGGATTCTAAATTTGGAACATTTTAGCATGAAGTTAAATGAAAACTGCCAGATGAGTTTGTATTAGAGAGGAGAAAGGTAAATTATATGAATGAATATGACTAAGTTATATGAATTTCATCACCTCATAAGGTGcctttagaattaatttttgCATTATAAGGACTTGTTATATTTCTGTTAAGGTGACCACTTACACTTTGTACAGAGTTCATATATATAGATTGGTGTTCTTGGGGTATTATTATGTGTCATTTGAATGAACTCTCATGAAGTTTTTCCCCCATTAatggtgtgtgttagttgctcagtcttgtccgactgtgatcctgtggactgtagcctgccagactcctctgtccatgggatttcccaggcaagaatactgcagtgggtagccatttccttctccagatttattatatagtttatataaatttgaaatatatttctttttggcAAAGGATGGACTTATTgctaatttatcattttattctgtTGGATATAGGCAAAACAAATTCTCATTTTGGCTGATCAGATGCCAGCACATCTCTGAGCTTAAAGctgaaattagaaataatataaatggCCATTTTAACCTTGACTAGCCTGAaataactaacactttctttttaaagtaagtgATTTTTCACACCTGGCAATTTGAGAGTCCAGTGTTAATACAATACTTCTAGTGAGAAAGCTTTGCTATTAGGAGACTGAGGTAGTGTGAAATAGTGATGGTAAATGCTTCTGTCATAGTATTGTAGGTACTTGGACTGGTACAAACTTGATCCCTTTTTTTGCCCAAGTTTAGAAAGTGTCAAAATATTTCTCTTAAGATACAATACCATTCTTTGTTTCCTGTAATAAGAAAACAGTCAAATTCACTAAAGTCTTCTCAACTATCTATGAGGAGGTCTCCTGCCTTTATTGAAATTCACAATGGTTGAACATTGTTTGAAACCACTTAATGTATtggacaaaagaagaaaaaatcagtTTCATGATAAAATGCCCACATGTTAAAAGAGGtagacttaaaaattattttttgttaggGTTAGAAGTATATGTTATGCAGCAAAGCAGATCAGGTGAATGTGTTGTAGGAGACAAAAATTTCAAATGGCATCAGGTGTGAACTCATCCAGTTGTTTGAAGTGGgtagaaagataaaattaatgTGTCTTTCTCTACggaaaaaaataatgtgaatCCCACTTTATATCAGAGAAGACTTTGAAGCTGGAATAGGCATATGTCTAAATTATATGTATGTACAATGCATTCTATTACTCTGAAGATGCTGAAATGGCAgtttaattcttaaaaacaataaaatggatgcataaatactaaaaaatcatatctataaaaaataaaaataaatattagtaaaagggaaaatgaaggtcgaataaatagtaaaataaagcCCTAGTTAAAGTTGGACCCCTCCAAAACTGAACAGGAAAATCCTGCACAATGATTAATGATGGATGAAACGTGTTTAAAGCAAAGAGTCAAGATAAAAACATGGACATTTCAGAGAGCCTAAGTTGAATGCCGAGCAAAAATTCTGTGAGCTCTCATAAGATGGCCACCCCCTAATGTAGGGTAGTGATTCCTGATTCTGACATCTGGAGAGAATCTCCTGGAGGATCAGCTAAAAATAGTGGCCTTTACCTTACTCCCATGGGATTCTGGTTCAGTACGTTCAGGGCATGGATGGGGCTTAGTACTGTGTTCTTTCAGTAAGTATCCCAGGTCATTTGGAAGCTGCTGCCTGGCAGATGTAATCACTGGTCACTAGTCTGTTCTCTCGGCCGCCAGGGCAACCACTGGAGGACGAGCTCAGCCCTCAGAGGCTTTCGCACTGCACTTCAGGGCCAATTCCTTTTTCATGACAGCATACGACTGGACTCCTAGTGGATCCCCGAAACTCATGGCCTACCCTTCTTGCTTCATTCCCTCTATTGTAGCCACACAGGCTTTTCGTTGATCCTCAGACCCCCAAGCTGATTCCTGCCTCTGCAGTTTGCACTCACGGTTTTTTTCTGCCAAGACCATCTTCAGGTGGCTGACTTTCTCACTCATGTTCCTGTTGAAATtccttcattgctgctgctgctgctgctgctgctaagttgcttcagtcgtgtccgactctgtgcgaccccatagatggcagcccaccaggctcccccatccctgggattctccaggcaagaacactggagtgggttgccattgccttctcctccttcattGCTACTCCACGGGAAACAGCACCCCTCCTCCCCCCGCTGTCTCTCCATACCTCCTCACcccactttgtttttcttcatggcactatcactaattattatctaattaactgttttcttatttttgttttatccaTGAGAATATCATCTTCCAGAGAGGTGGGTCTTTGTCCTGGtccatcagagaaagacaaagagtgATATATAATTGTAaaacaatttaatttttgtttcctttttttttacattttattttgtccCAGGTGAAAATTGGGGCCATCTCATGACTTTTCTCTGTACTCTTAGATGATAGAAAGCCCTATGGTCAATAATTAAAATGTCCAGTCTAATGTGATGATCAGACTTTGGAACTGATTTAAGAGCCAGGCCTTTCCCCACTGTGGCTGGTGGAAGAGCTAACAGCTGGGGGAGGAAGTTGTGGTCAACTTCTTGCCTTATCCACATTTGCTTTCACTTCTTCTCCCCTATTTCACTAAGTAGAGGTCTTGGTCCTCCCCTGTTGAAGTGCAAAGGGATTGGCAAAGGAGAGGTGAGGGAAGTAGAAAAAACTCTTACTTGATTGGTACTAGATGAACCTGAGTTAGTGCTTTATGGGCGTGACTACAGGTTTTAAGAATTGATTCGTTCTTTCACAGGCACTTTCGTAGCTGATAAGAATGGCTCACGTTGCTCCGGATCTCTCCCTGTAGTTCCCTTGATTAAGATGAGTGCACCTCTTTTCCAGTTAATTCTTATTTCTTCAGCCCCTGAGAATTCCTACAGCTTCTCTCCTGTGTTCATCCCTCCAGCTAGTCCCTCAGGACAGGACAGAAGTGCACCTCAGCACTAGCTAGGCAGGGGCAATGTCTGACCCATGAGAGGTACTTTCTCTTT
The genomic region above belongs to Ovis canadensis isolate MfBH-ARS-UI-01 breed Bighorn chromosome X, ARS-UI_OviCan_v2, whole genome shotgun sequence and contains:
- the CBLL2 gene encoding LOW QUALITY PROTEIN: E3 ubiquitin-protein ligase CBLL2 (The sequence of the model RefSeq protein was modified relative to this genomic sequence to represent the inferred CDS: inserted 3 bases in 2 codons; deleted 1 base in 1 codon; substituted 3 bases at 3 genomic stop codons), translating into MNSFKAHFQAGDELLGRKKTFPECIQEDIKINMIGEKDDLPVHLCDKCYLPIKIFVSVVPCRHAFCYYCANLYEKVGXICLGCSIPMLQIEEHQQGSIFLCSIGXQCRKTYLFQRELEAHIKYHNXRAKKFVTCAPLXKVHPCVASPTTEIPEMLLDKDHRSHIPPELCTNMSPPPVXCVSHKLRNQPHEDLHAPPQNCISAREHSNLQIAHIQGDSNSGAEELSPPAQHLLTSILTVKANQRYCPLLWCIQSNMRYPHLLYH